The Actinoplanes sp. N902-109 genomic interval CAGCTGGGAGACGGCTTCAGCCGCGCCCTCGATCGGCTTGTCGATCAGGTAGACGACCCCGTCCAGGTCGAAGATGACGAGGTCGTAGCCGTCGACCAGCCGGTCGCTCACTCCTGGTCCCCCGCCTTCGCGCCACCGGTCGCGCCGCCGGTCGTACCGTCGCCGGGCTTGACCGCCGGGTCCGTCGCCACCAGATCCTCGGCGTCGGCACCGGCCAGGTCGCCGTCGGTCAGCTCCGCCGCGTCGTCGTCATCGTCGTCGCGGTCGGCCGGCAGCCCGCTGAACTCGTCCTCGCCGACCTTGCCGCCGTCGCTGTCGGCGTCCTCGTCGATCCCGGCGTCCACGTCCTGGTCGAGGTCGTCCAGATCGTCGTCGTCATCGTCGTCCTCGAGGTTGTCGCCGTCCTCGTCGTCATCGAGGTACGCGCCCCGCGGGCCGTTCTCGTCCTCGTCGAGCACCGCGCCCCGGGGACCGTCTTCGTCCTCGTCCGCACGGTCGGCGTCAGCCGCGTCGAAGTCGTCATCGTCGTCGTGGTCGTCGTCAGCACTCGGGGCGGCGCGGAAGAGAGCACCGGAACCGGACACGCCGGCTGAGTCACCGTCGCCGGCCGCGTCGGCGTCGCTGCCCGGGTCAACATCGCCGGCCGCGTCGGCCGCACCGGCTTCGTCGTCGTCATCGTCGTCGCCCTCGATGGAGACACCGTCGAGTTCGAGCAGCCGTTCCGCGGCGTCGGTCAGGTCGTCCTCGTCGGCGGCTGCCGCACGGGAGAACCACTCCCGCGCTTCCTCACGACGCCCGGCCGCGAGCAACGCATCGGCGTACGCATACCGCAGCCGCGCAGCCCACTCGGCGTCGGCATCGGCGGTCAGCTCCTTGATCTGCAGCATCGCCACCGCGGCGTCGTGCTGTCCCAGATCACCGCGTGCCCCGGCCGCCACGATCAGCAGCTCGATCGAGCCGGCCTTGTCCAGCGCGTCCTGGTCGGCGCTCCGGAAGAGATCGATCGCCCGTTCCGGTCGCCCCAGGGCCCGCTCGCAGTCGGCCAGCTCGGCCAGGTGGGTCTGCCGGCCCGTCATCCGATGGTACGTACGCAGCTCGGCGATCGCCGTTGTCCAGTCACCGGCGGCGTACGCGGCCAGCCCGACCGCCTCGCGCACCACGGCGATGCGCGACGCCAACCGCCGGGCGGCGATGGCGTGCTGCAGGGCCAGCTCGGAGTCCTCGTCGATGACCTGCCCGGCCGCAACCAGGTGCCGCGACACCCGATCGGCGGTGTCCCGCGACAGGCTCAGCAGCTCGGAACGCACCTCCTTGTCGAGGTCGGCCGCCACGATCTCCTCGGGAATCTCGGGAGCCTGGAACGCCGGCTGCTCGTCACGCCCCTGCTCGTCCCGGCCCCGCCCGCCACGGTCCGCGCCGCCACGCTCGAAGCCGCCCCGGTCTCCCCGCGGGCCACGGTCGTCCCGGACCGCACCCTCACGGCCGCCCCGGTCGAACCCGCCCTGGCGAGCCCCCCGGTCGAACCCACCACTACGGGCGCCCCGGTCGGACCCACCGTCACGGGAGCCCCGGTCGAAGCCACCTTCGCGCGGTCCCCGGTCCTGCCGGAAGCCACCCTCGCGCGGTCCCCGGTCCTCCCGGAAGCCTTCCCGGGGAGCACGGTCCTGGCCGTACCCGCCCTCACGAGGTCCACGATCGTCACGACGGAACCCACCGCGGTCGCCACCACCGGAGAAGCCACCCCGGTCACGGTCACCACCACGGAACCCACCACGGTCGCCACCACCGGAGAAGCCACCCCGGTCACGGTCACCACCACGGAACCCACCACGGTCGCCACCACCCGAGTAGCCACCCCGGTCACGGTCACCACCCACGGAAACCGCCACGGTCGCCACCGCCGGAGTAACCACCACGGTCACGGTCGCCGCGGGAGGGGCCTCGATCTGGGCGGGAGGCGCCGGAGTTGCCGGGACGGTCGCCCCGTGGGTTGGCCTCGGAGCCGCTGTCGCGGCCGCGGGCGGGCCGGGCCTCGTCGTCGCGGTTGCCGCTGTCCTGCGGTCCTGGGTTCACGGGTCAATTCCTTCCACGGTTCGGCATCGCCGGCGCGGGGCTCGGGTGCCGGAGCACATCTGTTCAGGTAGATCGTCTTGTGAAGCTGGGGCGGTGCGCGGGTCAGGCCCCGCGCATCGTGCTGCATGCCCGTTCGAGCGTCCGTACAACGCTACTAGCACCCGGACACGCAAAAGCAGTCGAGGGCCAACCCCATCCGGGGAAGGCCCTCGACTGTACGTTGAGTCCGGCGGCGTCCTACTCTCCCACACCCTCCCGAGTGCAGTACCATCGGCGCTGGAGGGCTTAGCTTCCGGGTTCGGAATGAGACCGGGCGTTTCCCCTCCGCTATAACCACCGAAACAGCTATCAGCGACACAACCAACACCAGCACCCCGGGCCATGAATCGTTCATAGCCCTGGGCGGGTGGTTGTTTGCTGTGAATCACACAGTGGACGCGCAAGCTCACACTCACAGTGAGCATCAAGTATAGGGTGGTTAAGCCCTCGGCCTATTAGTACCGGTCAACTGAACCAGTTACCTGGCTTACATCTCCGGCCTATCAACCCAGTCGTCTAGCTGGGAGCCTTACCCACTCAAGGTGGTGGGATACCTCATCTCGAAGCGAGCTTCCCGCTTAGATGCTTTCAGCGGTTATCCCTTCCGAACGTAGCCAACCAGCCATGCCCCTGGCGGGACAACTGGCACACCAGAGGTTCGTCCGTCCCGGTCCTCTCGTACTAGGGACAGCCCTTCTCAAG includes:
- a CDS encoding lipopolysaccharide assembly protein LapB, translating into MAVSVGGDRDRGGYSGGGDRGGFRGGDRDRGGFSGGGDRGGFRGGDRDRGGFSGGGDRGGFRRDDRGPREGGYGQDRAPREGFREDRGPREGGFRQDRGPREGGFDRGSRDGGSDRGARSGGFDRGARQGGFDRGGREGAVRDDRGPRGDRGGFERGGADRGGRGRDEQGRDEQPAFQAPEIPEEIVAADLDKEVRSELLSLSRDTADRVSRHLVAAGQVIDEDSELALQHAIAARRLASRIAVVREAVGLAAYAAGDWTTAIAELRTYHRMTGRQTHLAELADCERALGRPERAIDLFRSADQDALDKAGSIELLIVAAGARGDLGQHDAAVAMLQIKELTADADAEWAARLRYAYADALLAAGRREEAREWFSRAAAADEDDLTDAAERLLELDGVSIEGDDDDDDEAGAADAAGDVDPGSDADAAGDGDSAGVSGSGALFRAAPSADDDHDDDDDFDAADADRADEDEDGPRGAVLDEDENGPRGAYLDDDEDGDNLEDDDDDDDLDDLDQDVDAGIDEDADSDGGKVGEDEFSGLPADRDDDDDDAAELTDGDLAGADAEDLVATDPAVKPGDGTTGGATGGAKAGDQE